From a single Rosa rugosa chromosome 7, drRosRugo1.1, whole genome shotgun sequence genomic region:
- the LOC133721697 gene encoding rhicadhesin receptor-like, with protein sequence MAAAILAVFVMTFAMVFGNSAADPDLLQDICVADFTSATKVNGFACKDAANATAEDFFFAGLAKPGLTNNTFGSLVTAANVQKIPGLNTLGVSLARIDYAPGGINPPHTHPRATEIVYVLEGALNVGFITTANKLISKTISKGEVFVFPKGLVHFQKNNGKVPAAVIAGFNSQLQGTANIALTLFAATPPVADDVLTKTFQVGTKQIEKIKSRLAPKN encoded by the exons ATGGCGGCGGCTATCCTGGCAGTGTTTGTGATGACTTTTGCTATGGTCTTTGGCAACTCTGCTGCTGATCCGGACTTGCTTCAAGATATTTGTGTTGCAGACTTCACTTCCG CGACGAAAGTCAATGGGTTCGCGTGCAAGGACGCAGCAAATGCAACAGCAGAGGACTTCTTCTTTGCCGGACTAGCAAAGCCAGGCCTCACCAACAACACCTTTGGCTCTTTGGTGACTGCAGCCAATGTCCAGAAGATCCCAGGCCTCAACACCCTAGGCGTGTCGTTGGCCCGTATTGACTATGCTCCCGGAGGCATCAACCCACCTCACACTCACCCACGCGCCACTGAAATAGTCTATGTTCTTGAAGGTGCATTGAATGTTGGGTTCATAACCACAGCTAACAAACTCATTTCCAAGACTATTTCTAAAGGTGAAGTCTTTGTGTTCCCAAAGGGGTTGGTTCATTTCCAGAAGAACAATGGCAAGGTCCCTGCTGCCGTGATCGCCGGGTTTAACTCACAGTTGCAAGGCACCGCCAACATTGCCCTCACATTGTTCGCTGCCACACCTCCAGTGGCAGACGATGTGTTGACTAAGACATTCCAAGTTGGCACCAAGCAGATCGAGAAGATCAAGTCAAGGCTTGCACCCAAGAACTAG